In one window of Rhodoglobus vestalii DNA:
- a CDS encoding NAD(P)/FAD-dependent oxidoreductase, whose amino-acid sequence MSEQFDWEVVIVGGGPAGLSAALNLARARRRTFLLDGNRPRNSATFHSHGFLSRDGISPLELRKLGREELEQYPNVQFERTIVESIEPLADGGFTVTYRGGVATTRTVLIATGLREVLPVLPTLRAFYGTSIHSCMECDGYEYADRPIALIGASDDLAERALLLSQWSRDLIVFTQGVGHVSETDEGMLAGRGIRVDRRVVADVAGDRDGLTGVVLADGETIPREAAFVRPDYETALDYAQGLQLTLDPEGLIVVDSAGRTSTAGAYAIGEATPPGPQQLIVAAGDGAEVAATINRDLL is encoded by the coding sequence ATGAGTGAGCAGTTCGACTGGGAGGTTGTCATTGTCGGCGGCGGACCGGCCGGACTCAGTGCTGCGCTGAATCTGGCGCGTGCTCGTCGCCGCACGTTCCTGCTTGACGGCAATCGCCCCCGCAATTCGGCGACGTTCCACTCGCACGGCTTTTTGAGCCGCGATGGTATTTCTCCATTGGAGTTGCGCAAGCTGGGTCGCGAGGAGCTTGAGCAGTACCCGAATGTTCAGTTCGAGCGCACCATTGTCGAGAGCATTGAGCCGCTGGCGGACGGTGGTTTCACGGTGACCTATCGCGGAGGAGTCGCCACTACTCGCACGGTGCTGATCGCAACGGGCCTGCGTGAGGTGCTGCCGGTGTTGCCGACGCTGCGTGCGTTCTATGGCACGAGCATCCACTCCTGTATGGAGTGTGACGGTTACGAGTATGCGGATCGCCCGATTGCACTGATCGGGGCCAGCGATGATTTGGCGGAGCGGGCGCTGCTGTTGTCGCAGTGGAGCCGCGACCTGATTGTTTTCACTCAGGGCGTGGGCCACGTGAGCGAGACGGATGAGGGGATGCTTGCTGGCCGTGGCATCCGGGTGGATCGTCGGGTGGTGGCGGATGTCGCGGGCGACCGTGATGGGCTGACCGGTGTTGTGCTCGCCGATGGCGAGACAATCCCACGCGAGGCCGCGTTTGTGCGCCCCGACTATGAGACCGCGCTCGACTATGCGCAGGGCTTGCAGCTCACACTCGACCCGGAGGGTCTGATCGTCGTCGACTCTGCCGGTCGCACCAGCACGGCGGGTGCCTATGCGATTGGTGAGGCTACTCCGCCCGGGCCCCAGCAGCTCATTGTTGCGGCGGGGGACGGCGCTGAGGTTGCCGCGACCATCAACCGCGACCTGCTGTAG
- the gltX gene encoding glutamate--tRNA ligase yields the protein MSAPFSTATASDVRVRFCPSPTGTPHVGLIRTALFNWAYARHTGGTMVFRIEDTDAARDSEESYLQLLDAMRWLGLDWDEGVETGGPHGPYRQSQRSDIYREVIEKLKASGHLYESFATGEEIEARNVASGRDPKQGYDNFERDLTAEQSAAFTAEGRQPALRLRVPDTDLSFDDLVRGEITFPAGSFSDFVVVRPNGAPLYTFVNPVDDALMGITHVLRGEDLLSSTPRQIALYTALIEVGITEAIPRFGHLPYVMGEGNKKLSKRDPESNLFLHRDRGFIPEGLINYLSLLGWSLAPDRDVFSINELIAAFDVENVNPNPARFDVKKAESLNGDHIRLLSAEEFAGRLVPYLVAAGVISAEPTEAELVRLADAAPLVQERMQLLGDAPGLLQFLFTPDADLVVEADAMPKAEGPEVLDAAMAVLPAVEPWTHEAIEAALRVELIDVKKMKPRLAFGPLRSAIAGRRISPPLFESMELLGKDSTLARLGALRAQL from the coding sequence ATGTCTGCGCCATTTTCTACTGCAACCGCTTCCGACGTTCGCGTACGGTTTTGTCCCTCACCCACGGGTACGCCCCACGTCGGGCTGATCCGCACGGCCCTGTTTAATTGGGCTTATGCGCGCCACACTGGGGGCACGATGGTGTTCCGGATTGAAGATACGGATGCCGCTCGCGACAGTGAAGAGAGCTATCTACAGCTTCTCGACGCGATGCGCTGGCTGGGTCTTGACTGGGATGAGGGCGTCGAGACCGGCGGACCCCACGGGCCGTACCGTCAGTCGCAGCGCAGCGATATCTACCGTGAGGTTATTGAGAAGCTGAAAGCTTCCGGTCACCTCTATGAGTCTTTTGCGACGGGTGAGGAGATCGAGGCCCGCAATGTTGCGAGTGGTCGCGACCCGAAGCAGGGTTATGACAACTTTGAGCGCGACCTCACCGCTGAGCAGAGTGCGGCGTTCACGGCGGAGGGCCGCCAGCCGGCACTACGTTTGCGTGTGCCCGACACGGATCTGAGCTTTGATGATCTGGTTCGTGGCGAGATCACGTTCCCGGCGGGATCGTTCTCTGACTTTGTTGTGGTGCGCCCGAATGGTGCCCCGCTGTACACCTTTGTGAATCCGGTGGATGATGCGCTGATGGGCATCACGCATGTTCTGCGCGGTGAGGATCTGCTGTCGAGCACCCCACGCCAGATTGCCCTCTACACAGCACTCATCGAGGTCGGTATCACGGAGGCGATTCCGCGTTTCGGCCATTTGCCGTATGTGATGGGTGAGGGCAACAAGAAGCTCTCGAAGCGTGACCCGGAGTCGAACCTGTTTCTGCACCGTGACCGCGGGTTCATTCCCGAGGGTCTCATCAACTATCTGTCGCTACTGGGCTGGTCGTTGGCTCCCGACCGCGATGTGTTCTCGATCAACGAACTGATTGCTGCCTTCGATGTGGAGAACGTGAACCCGAACCCGGCCCGTTTTGATGTGAAGAAGGCGGAGTCGCTGAATGGTGACCACATCCGTCTGCTGTCGGCGGAGGAGTTTGCGGGCCGTCTGGTCCCGTATCTGGTTGCTGCTGGGGTGATTTCTGCTGAGCCCACGGAGGCTGAGCTGGTGAGGCTCGCTGATGCTGCACCTCTCGTGCAGGAGCGCATGCAGTTGTTGGGCGATGCGCCTGGCCTGTTGCAGTTCTTGTTCACTCCGGATGCGGACCTCGTTGTTGAAGCGGATGCGATGCCGAAAGCTGAGGGCCCGGAAGTTCTGGATGCCGCGATGGCTGTGTTGCCGGCGGTGGAGCCGTGGACGCATGAGGCAATCGAAGCTGCTCTTCGCGTCGAACTTATTGATGTGAAGAAGATGAAGCCACGTCTGGCGTTTGGTCCGTTGCGCAGTGCGATCGCTGGGCGCCGCATCAGCCCGCCGCTGTTTGAGTCGATGGAGTTGTTGGGTAAAGACTCGACTCTGGCTCGTCTGGGAGCTCTGCGCGCACAGCTATGA